A section of the Streptococcus oriscaviae genome encodes:
- a CDS encoding ZmpA/ZmpB/ZmpC family metallo-endopeptidase, with protein MVEEGQTGIRTIETKETYADGQLIKSEEVSNAITTAPVPQIVHIGTKPVTEVPSTAPGHEVPAITIKEETVSRTEVLAFETQEVYDNSLAEGVRQVVQEGKTGIRTIETKETYADGQLIKSEEVSNAITTAPVPQIVHIGTKPVTEVPSTAPGHEVPAITIKEETVSRTEVLVFETQEVYDNSLAEGVRQVVQEGKTGIRTIETKETYADGQLIKSEEVSNAITTAPVPQIVHIGVKKSDVLTTETEQRTELIQPETVYTSDAALYTDEEMVLHPGSAGEKLITTTYQLLNGVRLPQPTVTETITKEVVNRHIARGTKPIQGTESQTHQEEVSYPTEYVLSDQLFENEEQVIQPGVNGSKEITTTYVTIKGVRQPHPTVTEKVVKEPTKKIVARGTKKKIEEVPTVVITQLTKDLDAKSVTVSYQLTNPSNNFRQAIALLYDGEQLVQEVSINDANGSLTLTGLDYYKNYTLKTRVHFTMAEEAKESIQESIRQFELEYKKIEIKDIDAAVLYRRKNGVYLAQNYLSDLPENLEDVFVKVTSDRFKDLYLPVTSMVPETIEGQDYFKITSSFDELVQDNGQRYKANHDFYVPKVIPEAGTYLSFTELINAIRANPSGTFKLGADLDASELAVGDVAAYITETFQGTLIGENNGRKYAIHNLKAPLFKRISGATIQQLDLKNGQITTNNIEIGALASFAVNARVEDVSVQSTISGRRLMGGLFYHLDQSTVSNVSFRGSIKTNGPAESQLGGIAAKSTGSYIDRAYVDATISALGSANHTVGGIAGLLTGARNATRTNVTNSVVTGEIINQGSSQMFGGIFGNNQGGWTLGRVDNVISTAKLTNANPIYGVAGQANTTVLNAYANLVDSDNPQITLLTQEELSTKEASFGITTNLEDSTPLKNNSYSVDYLKVDGAKPELVTAYYNMEKLLPFYNKELLVRYANKLAVTDKLNRVRLLDVVPMKDGSILANLYAEKANLNKLMLHYEDGSVDYKQVQFKEDFANQHVVEYRILDSELIYTPETFLSSRSTLITSLSTLLQSVDMQSDAVKSVLGISATDASQTVDNLYLQPTFAHVQSNIATYLGKLFASSLNGQGQAAENHFYQTIADNKEAFLLGLSYLDRWYNIQYGDLNTKDLTIFEPDFFGNESKSAFETIITLGKSGYASLRPRNNVTTYATNLAQQTGKASLFDFVETYRERFLPDKTNNQWFKETSKAYIVESKSQVEAALAKQNAATKHSVYAVEVYDKITNPSWRFRQMLLPLLTLPEETIYIISNMNTISFGSFERYKDIVNKPETKSEVRAMVDQAAIWQRDHVDFWYKILDETNREKLFASVMNTDSFKLIDKTGQVAYRTLQSDIASIQNFFGPVDKWYRDNGLTAYANGTETHFVNAGMLYQDGTSLYTHEMVHNQDGNIYFQGNGRRPGQGAELFALGLLQNVYNLSEPVFGINTYLTGAESATRVHPIDPVNRYTNVEDLNTYARHMMDAIYLLDYLEGTAILSKSDAMKKQWLRKIENYYMVTDGKNNHAGNQIRLLTDQEVSQLQNFMDLVDHSIITRRNYSNEATLNRNGYYQARLFAPIYSALDNPYGAPGDMMFRRMAFELLAEKGFVDGFIPYVSNQLGEAAKASGSTIYDNWSKKTIGLITDQHVFDHIFKGEYTSWTDFKKKMYQERIDKTDKLKPFTIQYEIGKPNSTKEVVISTYADMVRLMKEAMDSDASEDRIFYSTNYVANSRVNALKHKLYSAMLQSTDDFKQSIFHP; from the coding sequence ATTGTTGAAGAAGGACAAACCGGTATCCGCACTATTGAAACGAAGGAAACCTACGCAGACGGTCAATTGATAAAGTCTGAGGAAGTTTCCAATGCGATTACGACGGCGCCAGTTCCGCAGATTGTGCATATTGGTACCAAACCGGTGACAGAGGTTCCGTCAACCGCACCAGGACATGAAGTACCAGCTATCACTATCAAGGAAGAAACCGTAAGCCGTACAGAAGTTCTTGCCTTTGAAACGCAAGAAGTATACGACAACAGTTTGGCCGAAGGCGTTCGTCAGGTGGTTCAAGAAGGTAAAACCGGCATCCGAACCATTGAAACCAAGGAAACCTACGCAGACGGTCAATTGATTAAGTCTGAGGAGGTTTCCAATGCGATTACGACGGCGCCAGTTCCGCAGATTGTGCATATTGGTACCAAACCGGTGACAGAGGTTCCGTCAACCGCACCAGGACATGAAGTACCAGCCATCACTATCAAGGAAGAAACCGTAAGCCGTACAGAAGTTCTTGTCTTTGAAACGCAAGAAGTATACGACAACAGTTTGGCAGAAGGTGTTCGTCAGGTGGTTCAAGAAGGTAAAACCGGCATCCGAACCATTGAAACCAAGGAAACCTACGCAGACGGTCAATTGATTAAGTCTGAGGAGGTTTCCAATGCGATTACGACGGCGCCAGTTCCGCAGATTGTGCATATTGGAGTGAAGAAGTCAGATGTGCTGACAACAGAAACAGAACAGCGGACAGAGCTAATTCAGCCGGAAACAGTCTATACAAGTGATGCAGCGCTTTATACAGATGAGGAAATGGTTCTTCATCCAGGTAGTGCTGGTGAAAAACTGATTACAACCACCTATCAGTTATTAAACGGTGTGCGCCTGCCTCAACCGACTGTTACAGAAACCATTACCAAAGAAGTGGTTAATCGCCACATCGCACGCGGAACAAAACCAATTCAGGGCACAGAAAGCCAGACTCATCAGGAAGAAGTTAGCTACCCAACGGAGTATGTTCTCAGCGACCAGCTTTTTGAGAATGAAGAACAAGTCATTCAGCCAGGGGTTAACGGCAGTAAGGAGATTACAACCACTTATGTGACCATCAAAGGAGTTCGTCAGCCACATCCGACTGTCACAGAAAAGGTAGTCAAAGAGCCTACTAAGAAGATTGTTGCAAGAGGCACCAAGAAAAAAATAGAAGAAGTTCCGACGGTTGTCATCACTCAACTGACCAAAGATTTGGATGCCAAGTCGGTAACTGTTAGCTATCAACTGACTAATCCTAGCAACAATTTCCGTCAGGCGATAGCGCTGCTCTACGATGGCGAACAATTGGTTCAAGAAGTAAGTATAAACGATGCCAATGGCAGTCTGACTTTAACTGGACTTGATTACTACAAGAACTATACATTGAAAACCCGTGTGCATTTCACAATGGCTGAAGAAGCCAAAGAAAGCATTCAAGAAAGCATTCGCCAGTTTGAGTTGGAATACAAGAAAATCGAAATCAAGGACATTGATGCCGCTGTGCTGTATAGACGCAAGAACGGTGTCTATCTAGCTCAGAACTATCTTTCTGACCTTCCAGAAAACCTTGAAGATGTTTTTGTGAAGGTTACATCCGACCGTTTCAAAGATCTCTACCTGCCGGTTACCTCGATGGTGCCTGAAACGATTGAAGGACAAGACTACTTTAAAATCACCTCTTCCTTTGATGAGTTGGTACAAGATAATGGTCAAAGATATAAAGCCAACCATGATTTCTATGTTCCTAAAGTTATACCAGAAGCGGGTACCTATCTAAGCTTTACTGAGTTAATCAATGCCATTCGGGCAAATCCAAGCGGAACCTTTAAATTAGGGGCTGATTTGGATGCTAGCGAACTTGCAGTTGGAGATGTGGCAGCCTACATTACAGAAACCTTCCAAGGAACATTGATTGGCGAAAACAATGGCCGTAAGTATGCTATTCATAATCTCAAAGCACCTCTTTTCAAAAGAATTTCTGGTGCGACTATTCAGCAGCTGGACTTGAAAAATGGTCAAATTACAACCAACAATATTGAAATTGGTGCCTTGGCTTCCTTTGCTGTCAATGCAAGAGTTGAAGATGTGTCTGTTCAATCGACTATTTCAGGCCGTCGCCTGATGGGAGGTTTGTTCTACCATCTGGATCAATCAACCGTAAGCAATGTCAGCTTTAGAGGCAGCATCAAGACGAATGGCCCGGCCGAGTCGCAACTTGGAGGAATTGCAGCAAAGAGTACAGGTTCTTACATTGATCGGGCCTATGTGGATGCGACAATTTCAGCTCTTGGAAGCGCCAATCATACGGTTGGTGGAATTGCAGGTTTGTTAACGGGAGCTCGTAATGCGACGAGGACGAATGTCACAAACTCTGTTGTGACTGGTGAAATAATCAACCAAGGAAGTTCTCAGATGTTTGGTGGCATATTTGGTAACAATCAAGGCGGATGGACACTGGGGCGTGTTGATAATGTTATTAGCACAGCAAAACTGACCAATGCTAATCCGATTTATGGAGTAGCCGGTCAGGCAAACACAACAGTTCTCAACGCCTATGCAAACCTTGTAGATAGTGACAATCCACAAATTACTCTGCTGACACAGGAAGAATTATCGACCAAGGAAGCAAGTTTTGGAATCACGACGAATTTAGAGGATTCAACTCCCTTGAAGAACAATAGTTACTCAGTGGACTATCTCAAGGTCGATGGTGCAAAACCTGAACTAGTGACAGCTTACTACAATATGGAGAAGTTACTACCGTTCTATAATAAGGAGTTGCTGGTTCGTTATGCCAATAAGCTTGCCGTAACAGATAAACTAAACAGAGTCCGGTTACTAGATGTAGTACCTATGAAGGATGGAAGCATCCTTGCAAATCTCTATGCTGAAAAAGCCAATCTGAACAAGTTGATGCTTCACTATGAGGACGGAAGCGTTGATTACAAGCAAGTTCAGTTCAAAGAGGACTTCGCCAACCAACATGTAGTGGAATATAGGATTTTAGACAGCGAGCTAATCTATACACCAGAGACTTTCCTATCCAGTCGAAGTACGTTGATTACTAGCTTGTCGACCTTGCTGCAATCTGTTGATATGCAATCCGACGCCGTTAAATCTGTCCTAGGAATTTCTGCGACAGATGCCAGTCAGACAGTGGACAACTTGTACTTACAGCCAACATTTGCACATGTGCAGTCCAACATTGCGACCTATCTTGGTAAACTTTTTGCCTCATCCTTAAATGGACAAGGGCAGGCTGCAGAAAATCATTTCTATCAGACCATAGCAGACAACAAGGAAGCCTTCCTGTTGGGACTCTCTTATCTGGATCGTTGGTACAATATCCAGTATGGTGATCTCAATACCAAGGATTTGACGATTTTTGAACCGGACTTCTTTGGAAATGAGAGCAAGTCGGCTTTTGAAACCATTATTACCCTAGGCAAATCAGGCTATGCAAGCCTTCGTCCGCGTAATAATGTCACCACCTATGCAACGAACTTGGCCCAGCAAACTGGAAAAGCTAGCCTCTTCGACTTTGTTGAAACCTACCGTGAACGTTTCCTTCCGGACAAGACCAATAACCAGTGGTTTAAAGAAACCAGCAAGGCCTACATTGTTGAGAGCAAATCTCAGGTGGAAGCAGCTTTAGCCAAGCAAAATGCGGCAACCAAGCATAGTGTTTATGCGGTTGAAGTATACGACAAAATTACCAATCCAAGCTGGAGATTCCGACAGATGCTCTTGCCGCTGTTAACTCTTCCAGAGGAAACCATCTATATTATCAGTAATATGAACACTATTTCCTTTGGCTCCTTTGAGCGCTACAAAGACATTGTCAATAAGCCAGAAACAAAGTCTGAGGTCCGTGCCATGGTTGATCAGGCAGCAATCTGGCAGAGAGATCATGTAGATTTCTGGTATAAGATTTTAGATGAAACCAATAGGGAGAAGTTGTTTGCCTCTGTCATGAATACAGATAGCTTTAAGCTGATAGACAAGACTGGACAGGTAGCCTACCGAACTCTTCAGTCTGATATTGCTTCAATCCAAAACTTCTTTGGCCCAGTCGATAAGTGGTATAGAGATAATGGCTTAACAGCGTACGCAAATGGTACAGAAACTCACTTTGTCAATGCAGGAATGCTCTATCAAGACGGTACTTCTCTTTATACCCATGAAATGGTTCACAATCAGGATGGCAATATTTACTTCCAAGGAAATGGTCGTCGTCCTGGCCAAGGAGCAGAACTCTTTGCCTTAGGACTCCTGCAGAATGTCTATAATCTTTCTGAGCCAGTCTTTGGTATCAACACTTATCTGACAGGAGCAGAGTCTGCAACGCGGGTTCACCCGATTGATCCAGTCAATCGCTATACCAATGTAGAAGACTTGAATACTTACGCCCGTCATATGATGGATGCCATCTATCTCTTGGACTACTTGGAAGGAACAGCTATTTTGAGTAAGTCGGATGCTATGAAGAAGCAGTGGTTGCGTAAGATTGAGAACTACTATATGGTTACTGACGGTAAAAATAACCATGCCGGCAACCAGATTCGTCTGTTAACGGATCAAGAGGTTTCCCAACTTCAAAACTTTATGGACTTGGTTGACCACAGTATTATTACTCGTAGAAATTATTCAAACGAAGCGACCTTGAACCGGAATGGTTATTATCAGGCTAGATTATTCGCACCTATCTACTCAGCTTTAGATAACCCGTATGGAGCACCTGGTGATATGATGTTCCGCCGGATGGCCTTTGAACTATTGGCTGAGAAAGGCTTCGTAGATGGCTTTATCCCTTATGTATCAAATCAGCTTGGAGAAGCAGCCAAGGCTAGCGGCTCTACGATTTATGACAACTGGTCTAAGAAGACGATTGGACTTATTACAGACCAGCATGTATTTGACCACATCTTTAAAGGGGAATACACCTCATGGACAGACTTCAAGAAGAAGATGTATCAAGAGCGCATTGATAAGACGGATAAGCTCAAGCCATTTACTATTCAGTATGAGATTGGCAAGCCAAATTCTACTAAGGAAGTCGTGATTTCTACTTATGCAGACATGGTTAGATTGATGAAGGAAGCCATGGACTCCGACGCAAGTGAGGATCGAATCTTCTATTCGACCAACTATGTAGCCAATAGCCGCGTCAATGCATTGAAGCATAAGCTGTATAGCGCGATGCTTCAATCGACTGACGACTTCAAGCAATCTATTTTCCATCCATAA
- the uvrB gene encoding excinuclease ABC subunit UvrB → MIERTTSNQFKLVSKYSPSGDQPQAIETLVDNIEGGEKAQILMGATGTGKTYTMSQVIARVNKPTLVIAHNKTLAGQLYSEFKEFFPENAVEYFVSYYDYYQPEAYVPSSDTYIEKDSSVNDEIDKLRHSATSALLERNDVIVVASVSCIYGLGSPKEYSDSVVSLRPGLEISRDRLLNDLVDIQFERNDIDFQRGRFRVRGDVVEIFPASRDEHAFRVEFFGDEIDRIREIESLTGKVLGEVDHLAIFPATHFVTNDDHMEVAIAKIQAELEEQLKVFEAEGKLLEAQRLKQRTEYDIEMLREMGYTNGVENYSRHMDGRSEGEPPYTLLDFFPEDFLIMIDESHMTMGQIKGMYNGDRSRKEMLVNYGFRLPSALDNRPLRREEFESHVHQIVYVSATPGDYEMEQTDTVVEQIIRPTGLLDPEVEVRPTMGQMDDLLGEITVRAEKGERTFITTLTKKMAEDLTDYLKEMGVKVKYMHSDIKTLERTEIIRDLRLGVFDVLIGINLLREGIDVPEVSLVAILDADKEGFLRNERGLIQTIGRAARNSEGHVIMYADKVTESMRKAMDETARRRQIQMAYNEEHGIVPQTIKKEIRDLISVTKAVTQDKEEVLDFDSLNRDERKAMIKKLEGQMQEAAEVLDFELAAQIRDMVIELKNMG, encoded by the coding sequence ATGATTGAACGAACTACGAGTAACCAATTTAAGCTGGTTTCTAAATACAGCCCTTCAGGTGACCAGCCTCAGGCCATTGAAACCTTGGTAGACAATATCGAGGGGGGAGAAAAGGCCCAGATTCTCATGGGGGCGACAGGTACGGGTAAGACATATACCATGAGTCAGGTCATTGCCCGTGTTAACAAACCTACCCTAGTCATCGCCCACAATAAGACCTTGGCTGGTCAGCTTTACAGCGAGTTCAAGGAGTTTTTCCCTGAAAATGCAGTCGAGTACTTCGTGTCTTACTACGATTACTACCAGCCAGAAGCCTATGTTCCATCCAGCGACACCTATATTGAGAAGGACAGTTCTGTCAATGATGAGATTGACAAACTCCGTCACTCTGCGACTTCAGCTCTGCTAGAACGCAATGATGTCATTGTGGTGGCTTCTGTTTCTTGTATCTACGGTTTGGGTTCACCTAAGGAATATTCAGATAGCGTAGTTAGCTTGCGGCCTGGACTTGAAATTTCCCGTGACCGCCTACTCAATGATTTGGTAGATATTCAGTTTGAGCGCAACGACATCGACTTTCAACGCGGGCGTTTTCGTGTTCGTGGAGATGTAGTAGAGATTTTCCCAGCCTCTCGTGACGAGCACGCCTTTCGAGTAGAATTTTTCGGCGACGAAATTGACCGCATTCGTGAGATTGAGAGTTTGACAGGCAAGGTTCTGGGAGAGGTAGACCACTTGGCAATTTTCCCAGCGACTCACTTTGTGACCAACGATGACCACATGGAGGTGGCTATTGCCAAGATTCAGGCAGAACTGGAAGAGCAGCTCAAGGTCTTTGAAGCAGAAGGCAAACTCTTAGAAGCTCAGCGTTTGAAACAGCGGACCGAATACGACATCGAAATGCTGCGGGAAATGGGTTACACCAACGGAGTTGAGAACTATTCTCGCCACATGGATGGGCGAAGCGAGGGCGAGCCCCCGTACACCCTGCTGGACTTTTTCCCAGAAGATTTCCTCATCATGATTGATGAGAGTCACATGACCATGGGGCAGATTAAGGGGATGTACAATGGCGACCGCTCACGCAAGGAGATGTTGGTCAACTATGGTTTCCGTCTGCCGAGTGCATTGGACAATCGTCCGCTGCGCCGGGAAGAATTTGAGAGCCATGTCCACCAGATTGTCTATGTGTCCGCGACTCCAGGTGATTATGAAATGGAGCAAACCGATACCGTTGTTGAGCAGATTATCCGGCCGACCGGACTCTTGGATCCGGAGGTGGAAGTTCGTCCAACCATGGGGCAGATGGATGACCTTTTGGGCGAAATCACTGTTCGTGCAGAGAAAGGTGAGCGAACCTTTATCACCACCCTGACCAAGAAGATGGCAGAAGATCTAACTGACTACCTGAAAGAGATGGGGGTCAAGGTCAAGTATATGCACTCGGATATTAAGACCTTGGAGCGGACAGAGATTATCCGCGACCTTCGTCTGGGTGTCTTTGATGTCCTGATAGGGATTAACCTCTTGCGTGAAGGGATTGACGTGCCAGAGGTTAGTCTGGTTGCTATCTTGGATGCTGACAAGGAAGGCTTTCTCCGCAACGAGCGTGGGCTCATCCAGACAATCGGTCGTGCCGCCCGTAACTCTGAGGGACATGTCATCATGTACGCAGACAAGGTAACCGAGTCCATGCGCAAGGCCATGGATGAAACAGCTCGCCGCCGTCAAATCCAGATGGCTTATAATGAAGAACATGGTATCGTTCCACAGACCATCAAGAAAGAAATCCGTGACCTAATCAGCGTGACCAAGGCGGTGACACAGGATAAGGAAGAAGTCCTTGATTTTGATAGCCTCAACCGGGACGAACGCAAGGCCATGATTAAGAAACTGGAAGGTCAAATGCAGGAAGCAGCAGAAGTCCTTGACTTCGAACTGGCAGCTCAGATTCGCGATATGGTCATTGAGTTGAAGAATATGGGGTAG
- a CDS encoding YSIRK-type signal peptide-containing protein (The YSIRK form of extended signal peptide directs nascent proteins to the cross-wall site, while signal peptides lacking YSIRK direct proteins instead to the cell pole. A large fraction of YSIRK proteins are surface proteins anchored by sortase-mediated processing of a C-terminal LPXTG motif.), translating into MKKIRGEKQERFAFRKLSHGLVSAAVASLFFISTSADQVAAQTTSQQIRYQYVAEQELTPAEKNLVVREMPNIAQATDATYYLIYKPVEQQATKATQASLPSTGSSLSNGLLAIAGLSFLVLAFKLGKDGKKHLVAVALVSATGLTLLSPAASALTGQILAHYNQELEVTVGQELPAPMTIPGYRYVGYLKDSRKTEISDVTQQTEQPTTTEEVIQLPDTAPSHELPAIAIEEKLVTRTETVAFDIQEIADNSLTEGTR; encoded by the coding sequence ATGAAAAAAATAAGAGGTGAAAAGCAAGAGCGTTTTGCTTTTCGTAAATTATCTCATGGACTTGTTTCAGCTGCTGTTGCAAGTCTCTTTTTTATATCGACATCAGCCGATCAGGTTGCTGCTCAGACAACTAGCCAACAGATTCGTTATCAATATGTGGCGGAGCAGGAGTTGACACCAGCCGAAAAAAATCTTGTTGTCCGGGAGATGCCAAACATTGCTCAGGCAACAGATGCTACCTACTATCTGATTTACAAGCCAGTCGAACAACAAGCTACAAAGGCTACACAGGCAAGCCTGCCTAGCACAGGAAGCAGTCTCTCCAACGGTCTTTTGGCGATAGCCGGTTTATCATTTCTTGTTTTGGCATTTAAGCTAGGCAAAGATGGTAAGAAGCACCTAGTAGCGGTCGCGCTTGTATCGGCAACAGGTCTTACCCTCTTAAGTCCAGCAGCTTCTGCCTTGACCGGTCAGATTTTAGCTCATTATAATCAGGAACTGGAAGTGACAGTTGGTCAGGAACTGCCTGCGCCAATGACTATCCCAGGCTACCGGTATGTAGGTTATTTGAAGGACAGCCGAAAAACAGAAATCAGCGATGTGACCCAACAGACCGAGCAGCCTACTACGACGGAAGAAGTTATTCAGCTACCAGATACAGCACCAAGCCACGAGTTGCCTGCTATTGCTATCGAAGAAAAGCTTGTAACTCGAACTGAAACAGTTGCATTTGACATTCAGGAGATAGCTGACAATAGCTTGACCGAGGGAACTCGTTAA
- a CDS encoding ABC transporter substrate-binding protein/permease — protein sequence MKKKWLILLASILPMFFIFTGVKADDTIDIVSDSTYAPFEFKDSDQVYKGIDVDIINEVAERSGWKVNQTFPGFDAAVNAVQSGQADALMAGTTITEARKKVFTFSDPYFDTKIIIATSKSKPITSYEELKGKTVGVKNGTISQTFLDENKEKYGYTVKTFDTGDLMYNSLSAGAVDAVMDDEAVIQFAIQQGQDLSINMAGESIGSFGFAVKKSSQYEYLIEDFNKALAEMKEDGTYDAIIKKWLGSSSSSSAETDYSSRLSLTGSATAKATPIKSSYTIVADSSFAPFEYQDENGNYVGIDMELIKAIAKQQGFTITIQNPGFDAALNAVQAGQADAVIAGMSITDARKEIFDFSDAYYSSNILLAVKNGSDIASYEDLKGKTVGAKNGTASYTFLESNKAKYGYNLKAFDEASTMYDSLNSGSIDALMDDEAVLLYAIQQGRDFATPIPGEKSGEYGFAVKKGNNPELIEMFNNGLAALVESGEYDAIMNKYFNSEEESTEQTSTVDETTIWGLLQNNYGQLLSGLGITVGLALLSFAIAIVIGIIFGMFAVSPIKALRVTASVFVDVVRGIPLMIVAAFIFWGIPNLIESITGQQSPINDFVAGTIALSLNSGAYIAEIVRGGIQAVPAGQMEASRSLGISYGTTMRKIILPQAGKIMLPNFINQFVITLKDTTIISAIGLVELFQAGKIIIARNYQSFRMYAILAIIYLVVITLLTRLARKLENGGK from the coding sequence ATGAAGAAAAAGTGGCTTATCCTATTGGCAAGCATCTTGCCAATGTTCTTTATTTTTACGGGTGTAAAAGCTGACGATACCATTGATATTGTCTCTGACTCTACCTATGCACCCTTTGAGTTTAAAGACTCCGATCAAGTATATAAAGGAATTGACGTTGACATCATCAATGAAGTGGCTGAACGCTCTGGCTGGAAGGTAAACCAAACCTTCCCAGGTTTTGACGCTGCGGTTAATGCTGTCCAATCTGGGCAGGCAGACGCCCTTATGGCGGGTACGACTATCACGGAAGCCCGCAAAAAGGTCTTCACCTTCTCAGATCCATATTTTGACACAAAGATTATTATTGCGACTAGCAAGAGCAAGCCAATCACTTCTTATGAGGAGTTGAAGGGCAAAACAGTCGGTGTTAAAAATGGTACCATCTCTCAAACCTTCCTCGATGAAAACAAGGAAAAGTATGGCTACACTGTGAAAACCTTTGACACTGGTGACTTGATGTATAACAGCCTGTCAGCAGGTGCTGTTGACGCAGTGATGGATGATGAAGCTGTGATTCAATTTGCCATTCAGCAAGGTCAGGATTTGAGTATCAACATGGCTGGTGAATCCATCGGTTCCTTCGGTTTTGCTGTTAAAAAAAGCAGCCAGTACGAATACCTAATTGAAGATTTCAACAAGGCACTAGCTGAGATGAAAGAAGACGGCACCTACGACGCCATCATAAAGAAATGGCTGGGTTCCTCTTCTAGTTCAAGTGCTGAAACAGACTATTCATCACGACTCAGCTTGACTGGCAGTGCAACTGCCAAAGCAACCCCTATCAAGTCAAGCTATACCATTGTTGCGGATTCCTCCTTTGCACCATTTGAGTATCAAGACGAAAATGGCAACTATGTCGGTATTGATATGGAGTTGATTAAGGCTATTGCCAAACAGCAAGGTTTTACCATCACCATTCAAAACCCTGGCTTTGACGCAGCTCTTAACGCTGTTCAGGCAGGTCAGGCCGATGCCGTTATCGCTGGTATGTCTATCACAGATGCTCGTAAAGAAATCTTCGACTTCTCAGATGCCTACTATTCTTCAAACATTCTTTTAGCTGTAAAGAATGGAAGCGACATCGCTTCATACGAGGATTTGAAAGGCAAGACTGTCGGTGCTAAAAACGGTACTGCTTCTTACACTTTCTTAGAAAGCAACAAGGCAAAATACGGCTACAATCTCAAAGCCTTCGATGAAGCCTCTACTATGTATGACAGCTTAAACTCAGGTTCGATTGATGCCCTTATGGACGACGAAGCCGTCCTCCTCTACGCTATCCAGCAAGGCCGTGACTTTGCAACACCAATTCCTGGTGAAAAATCCGGAGAGTACGGTTTTGCAGTGAAAAAAGGCAACAATCCTGAGCTGATTGAAATGTTTAACAATGGCTTAGCTGCTCTGGTTGAATCTGGAGAGTACGATGCCATCATGAATAAATACTTCAATTCTGAGGAAGAAAGTACAGAACAAACAAGTACCGTCGATGAAACAACCATCTGGGGCCTACTTCAAAACAACTACGGTCAGCTGCTTTCAGGTCTTGGAATCACTGTCGGACTTGCGCTACTTTCCTTTGCCATTGCCATCGTCATCGGGATTATCTTTGGTATGTTTGCAGTTAGCCCAATCAAGGCACTCCGCGTTACAGCTTCTGTCTTCGTAGATGTGGTTCGCGGTATCCCATTGATGATTGTTGCTGCCTTCATCTTCTGGGGTATTCCAAACCTCATTGAGTCTATCACTGGACAACAATCTCCTATCAATGACTTTGTGGCAGGTACTATCGCCCTCTCTCTCAATTCAGGTGCCTACATTGCTGAGATTGTCCGCGGTGGTATCCAAGCCGTTCCAGCTGGACAAATGGAAGCCTCTCGCAGTTTGGGAATTTCTTATGGCACAACCATGCGCAAGATTATCCTACCTCAGGCTGGTAAGATTATGCTTCCAAACTTTATCAACCAATTTGTTATCACTTTGAAAGATACGACCATCATCTCAGCAATCGGTTTGGTCGAGCTCTTCCAAGCAGGTAAGATTATCATCGCCCGCAACTACCAATCCT
- a CDS encoding putative immunity protein has translation MLATYPCEVLPVIEQGFEAMKDWQDDKVNYHPTRNSSFALNRQIRDEKDRVRKRFYHTISQLLASPHV, from the coding sequence TTGCTGGCTACCTATCCCTGTGAAGTATTACCTGTCATTGAACAGGGTTTTGAAGCCATGAAGGATTGGCAGGATGATAAGGTAAACTATCATCCTACTAGAAACTCAAGTTTTGCCCTAAACCGACAGATTCGTGACGAAAAGGATAGGGTTCGAAAACGCTTCTACCATACTATCTCTCAGCTTTTAGCCAGCCCTCATGTGTGA